One stretch of Bosea vaviloviae DNA includes these proteins:
- a CDS encoding L-idonate 5-dehydrogenase produces the protein MRAVVIHAEKDLRVEETTAPELGPLDVRVRIEAGGICGSDLHYYLHGGFGTIRIKEPMILGHEIAGTVQAVGGEVSRVKPGDRVAVNPSRACGRCRYCQMGQQQHCTDMLFYGSAMRFPHVQGGFRDILVVEERQAVKVAAGVSAAMAAFAEPLSVCLHAAKRAGPLLGKRVLVTGSGPIGVLAVVAAKAAGASEIVATDVVDGPLPTALKMGATAAINVMAEPERLKAEYGAEKGSFDVMFEASGNQHALTGAFDVVRSGGTIVQIGVGGNFTLPMNVLVAKEFDLRGSFRFHEEFDWAVAMIGSGSIDLSPLLTASIPVERAIEAFDLAADKSKAMKVQLAFAS, from the coding sequence ATGCGCGCCGTCGTCATCCATGCCGAAAAGGATCTGCGCGTCGAGGAGACGACCGCCCCTGAGCTCGGGCCGCTCGATGTCCGCGTGCGCATCGAGGCCGGCGGCATCTGCGGCTCCGACCTGCATTATTACCTGCATGGCGGCTTCGGCACGATCCGCATCAAGGAGCCGATGATCCTCGGCCATGAGATCGCCGGCACGGTCCAGGCCGTGGGCGGCGAGGTTTCGCGCGTCAAGCCCGGCGACCGCGTCGCGGTCAATCCCAGCCGCGCCTGCGGGCGCTGCCGCTATTGCCAGATGGGCCAGCAGCAACACTGCACCGACATGCTGTTCTACGGCTCGGCGATGCGCTTTCCCCATGTCCAGGGCGGTTTCCGCGATATTCTCGTCGTCGAGGAGCGCCAGGCGGTAAAGGTCGCAGCCGGCGTCAGCGCGGCAATGGCCGCCTTCGCCGAGCCGCTTTCGGTCTGCCTGCATGCCGCCAAGCGCGCCGGCCCGCTGCTCGGCAAGCGCGTGCTGGTGACGGGCTCAGGCCCGATCGGCGTCCTGGCGGTGGTGGCGGCCAAGGCAGCTGGAGCCTCCGAGATCGTCGCGACCGATGTGGTCGATGGCCCCTTGCCGACAGCGCTGAAGATGGGTGCGACCGCCGCGATCAACGTCATGGCCGAGCCGGAACGGTTGAAGGCGGAATACGGTGCTGAGAAGGGCTCCTTCGACGTGATGTTCGAGGCCTCAGGCAATCAGCACGCGCTGACGGGCGCCTTCGATGTGGTGCGCTCGGGCGGTACCATCGTGCAGATCGGCGTCGGCGGCAATTTCACCCTGCCGATGAATGTGCTCGTCGCCAAGGAGTTCGACCTGCGCGGCTCCTTCCGCTTCCATGAGGAGTTCGACTGGGCAGTGGCGATGATCGGCTCAGGCAGCATCGACCTCTCGCCGCTGCTGACGGCATCGATCCCGGTCGAGCGCGCGATCGAGGCTTTCGATCTCGCCGCCGACAAGTCGAAGGCGATGAAGGTGCAGCTGGCTTTCGCGTCGTAG
- a CDS encoding formate--tetrahydrofolate ligase has product MPTDIEIARAATLKPIAAIADRAGIPQEALNPYGKFIAKVDTSAIPDFASKPDGKLILVTAISPTPAGEGKTTTTVGLGDGLSRIGRNTMIALREPSLGPCFGVKGGAAGGGYAQVVPMEQINLHFTGDFHAITSAHNLLAAMIDNHVYWGNALALDTRYIAWRRVMDMNDRALRSTVSSLGGASNGFPREDGFDITVASEVMAIFCLAKDLPDLEERLGRIVIGRTRDKRPVTAAELKATGAMSVLLKDAVMPNLVQTLEGTPAFVHGGPFANIAHGCNSVIATRAALKLADYVVTEAGFGADLGAEKFFDIKCRKAGLKPAAAVVVATVRALKMHGGLAKDSLVREDLAALEAGLANLARHVENIRKFGVPPIVAINHFTSDTAAEHDLIRSFCRNHLGVEAVICRHWAEGGAGAEELANKVVALAEGGEADFAPLYPDVMPLWDKLETVAREIYGAAGLVADAKVRARFAELEGAGHGALPVCVAKTQYSFSADPTLRGAPSGHMVPVRELRLSAGAGFVVAICGDIMTMPGLPREPAAERIHIDANGQIEGLF; this is encoded by the coding sequence ATGCCGACCGATATCGAAATTGCGCGCGCGGCGACGCTGAAGCCGATCGCAGCCATCGCCGACAGAGCCGGCATTCCCCAGGAGGCCCTCAACCCTTACGGCAAGTTCATCGCCAAGGTCGATACATCGGCTATTCCCGATTTCGCGAGCAAGCCCGATGGCAAGCTGATCCTGGTCACGGCGATCAGCCCGACGCCGGCGGGCGAGGGCAAGACGACGACGACCGTGGGGCTGGGCGACGGGCTTTCGCGCATCGGCCGGAACACCATGATCGCGCTGCGTGAACCTTCGCTGGGGCCCTGCTTCGGCGTGAAAGGCGGCGCGGCTGGCGGCGGCTATGCCCAGGTCGTGCCGATGGAGCAGATCAACCTGCACTTCACCGGCGATTTCCACGCCATCACCAGCGCGCATAACCTGCTCGCGGCGATGATCGACAACCATGTCTATTGGGGCAACGCGCTCGCGCTCGACACCCGCTACATCGCCTGGCGGCGGGTGATGGATATGAACGACCGGGCCTTGCGCTCGACAGTCTCCTCGCTCGGCGGGGCCAGCAACGGCTTTCCGCGCGAGGACGGCTTCGACATCACCGTCGCCTCCGAGGTGATGGCGATCTTCTGCCTGGCGAAGGATCTGCCAGATCTGGAGGAGCGGCTTGGCCGGATCGTCATTGGCCGCACGCGCGACAAGCGCCCGGTCACGGCAGCAGAGCTCAAGGCGACAGGCGCGATGAGCGTGCTGCTCAAGGACGCCGTGATGCCCAATCTGGTGCAGACGCTGGAGGGCACGCCGGCCTTCGTCCATGGCGGCCCCTTTGCCAATATCGCCCATGGCTGCAATTCGGTGATCGCAACGCGGGCCGCGCTCAAGCTCGCCGATTATGTCGTGACGGAAGCCGGCTTCGGCGCTGATCTCGGGGCCGAGAAGTTCTTCGACATCAAATGCCGCAAGGCCGGCCTCAAGCCTGCGGCTGCCGTCGTCGTTGCCACCGTGCGCGCCCTGAAGATGCATGGCGGGCTGGCCAAGGATAGCCTGGTCAGGGAGGATCTCGCGGCGCTGGAGGCGGGGCTCGCCAATCTGGCACGGCATGTCGAGAACATCCGCAAATTCGGCGTGCCGCCGATCGTGGCGATCAATCATTTCACCAGCGATACGGCGGCCGAGCATGATTTGATCCGCAGCTTCTGCCGCAACCATCTCGGCGTTGAGGCGGTGATCTGCCGCCATTGGGCAGAGGGTGGAGCCGGCGCCGAGGAGCTGGCGAACAAGGTCGTGGCGCTGGCGGAAGGCGGCGAGGCCGATTTCGCGCCGCTCTATCCCGACGTCATGCCGCTCTGGGACAAGCTCGAGACCGTCGCGCGCGAGATTTATGGCGCCGCCGGGCTCGTCGCCGATGCCAAGGTGCGCGCGCGCTTTGCCGAGCTCGAGGGTGCCGGACATGGGGCACTGCCGGTCTGCGTGGCGAAGACGCAGTATTCCTTCTCCGCCGACCCGACGCTGCGCGGCGCGCCGTCAGGCCATATGGTGCCGGTGCGCGAGCTCAGGCTCTCGGCCGGAGCAGGCTTCGTCGTCGCGATCTGCGGAGACATCATGACGATGCCCGGCCTGCCGCGTGAGCCTGCGGCCGAGCGCATCCATATCGATGCGAACGGACAGATCGAGGGGTTGTTCTGA
- a CDS encoding glutathione S-transferase family protein — MIKFYYHPSPNPAKIALFLEEAGLPYELVPVDTRKGEQFKPEFLTINPNAKTPALTDGDATIFDSNAILLYLAEKTGQFLPENTPKARGEMLSWLMFVATGIGPYCGQAVHFSRFAPEKIPYAINRYAREAERHWGIIDAQLGKQRYMLGEAYTLIDMSVWGWATRLSFAVGDEWATKFPNVKRHLDEISARPAAQRAVALKDAFAFKADFDDEARKFLFPQNAHLVA, encoded by the coding sequence GTGATCAAGTTCTATTATCACCCCTCACCGAACCCCGCGAAGATAGCCCTGTTCCTGGAAGAGGCCGGTCTGCCCTATGAACTCGTGCCGGTCGACACCCGCAAGGGCGAGCAGTTCAAGCCGGAATTCCTGACGATCAACCCCAACGCCAAGACGCCGGCATTGACCGATGGCGATGCCACGATTTTCGACAGCAATGCGATCCTGCTCTATCTCGCCGAGAAGACCGGCCAGTTCCTGCCGGAGAATACGCCGAAGGCGCGCGGCGAGATGTTGTCCTGGCTGATGTTCGTGGCGACGGGCATCGGCCCCTATTGCGGCCAGGCGGTGCATTTCAGCCGCTTCGCGCCGGAGAAGATCCCCTACGCGATCAACCGCTATGCCCGCGAGGCCGAGCGGCATTGGGGCATCATCGACGCGCAGCTCGGCAAGCAGCGCTACATGCTCGGCGAGGCCTACACCCTGATCGACATGTCGGTCTGGGGCTGGGCGACGCGGCTGTCCTTCGCGGTCGGCGACGAATGGGCCACGAAATTTCCCAATGTGAAGCGCCATCTCGACGAGATATCCGCGCGCCCCGCCGCGCAGCGAGCCGTCGCGCTGAAGGATGCATTCGCCTTCAAGGCGGATTTCGACGACGAGGCGCGGAAATTCCTGTTTCCGCAGAACGCGCATCTGGTGGCCTGA
- the gpmI gene encoding 2,3-bisphosphoglycerate-independent phosphoglycerate mutase: MPKRPVMLMILDGWGCREESENNAVRLANTPNFDRLWAASPHATLKTSGLDVGLPGGQMGNSEVGHLNLGAGRVVMQDLPRINQAITDGSIARALEGTGLIAALKASGGACHLLGLVSPGGVHAHQDHAVALAQILVRNGIPVRIHIFTDGRDTPPQSAAAYVAALSAALPPQAAIATLSGRYFAMDRDNRWERVEQAWRAMVEGEGQTFADTQAAIASAYAQGTTDEFIKPAVVAGFSGMQDGDGLLSFNFRSDRIREILGAVLQPEFAGFARPRRPVLAKAVSMTSYSAELDPLMPALFAPQTLANGLGETVAKVGMTQIRMAETEKYPHVTYFFNGGEETPYPGEDRVMVPSPKVATYDLQPEMSAPELTQRAVEAVQSGAYDLLVLNFANPDMVGHTGVLAAAIKAVETVDAGLGRIADAITAAGGSLIVTADHGNCELMVDPVTGAPHTAHTTNPVPIMLVGSGAMALAEGRLADIAPTLLALIGLPQPAEMTGRSLLR; encoded by the coding sequence ATGCCCAAACGCCCCGTGATGCTGATGATCCTCGATGGCTGGGGCTGCCGCGAGGAGAGCGAGAACAACGCCGTCCGCCTCGCCAACACGCCGAATTTCGACAGGCTCTGGGCCGCCTCCCCGCACGCCACCCTCAAGACCTCGGGCCTCGATGTCGGCCTGCCGGGCGGCCAGATGGGCAATTCGGAGGTGGGCCATCTCAATCTCGGCGCCGGCCGCGTGGTGATGCAAGATCTGCCGCGCATCAACCAGGCGATCACCGACGGCTCGATCGCACGCGCATTGGAGGGCACAGGCCTGATCGCGGCGCTGAAGGCCAGCGGCGGCGCCTGCCATCTGCTTGGGCTGGTCTCGCCTGGCGGCGTCCATGCCCATCAGGATCACGCGGTTGCGCTGGCGCAAATCCTGGTTCGGAATGGCATCCCGGTCCGCATCCATATCTTCACCGACGGCCGCGACACGCCCCCGCAATCGGCCGCCGCCTATGTCGCAGCCTTGAGCGCCGCGCTGCCGCCGCAGGCCGCGATCGCGACGCTGTCGGGCCGCTATTTCGCGATGGATCGCGACAATCGCTGGGAACGGGTCGAGCAGGCCTGGCGCGCCATGGTCGAGGGCGAAGGCCAGACCTTCGCCGATACGCAGGCCGCGATCGCCAGCGCCTATGCGCAAGGCACGACCGACGAGTTCATCAAGCCTGCCGTGGTCGCAGGCTTTAGCGGCATGCAGGACGGCGACGGGCTGCTCAGCTTCAATTTCCGCTCGGACCGGATTCGCGAGATTCTCGGTGCGGTGCTTCAGCCTGAGTTCGCCGGCTTCGCGCGTCCGCGCCGACCCGTGCTCGCCAAGGCTGTCAGCATGACCTCCTACAGCGCGGAGCTCGACCCGCTGATGCCGGCGCTATTCGCCCCGCAGACGCTCGCCAACGGCCTCGGCGAGACGGTCGCCAAGGTTGGGATGACACAAATCCGCATGGCCGAGACCGAGAAATACCCGCACGTCACCTATTTCTTCAATGGCGGCGAGGAGACGCCCTATCCGGGCGAGGACCGCGTCATGGTGCCCTCCCCCAAGGTCGCTACCTATGATTTGCAGCCTGAGATGTCGGCGCCCGAACTGACCCAGCGGGCGGTCGAGGCGGTCCAGTCCGGCGCTTATGATCTCCTCGTGCTGAACTTCGCCAACCCCGACATGGTCGGCCATACCGGCGTGCTCGCAGCCGCGATCAAGGCCGTCGAGACGGTCGATGCCGGCCTCGGGCGCATCGCCGACGCGATCACGGCAGCAGGCGGTTCGCTCATCGTCACCGCCGACCATGGCAATTGCGAATTGATGGTCGATCCGGTGACGGGGGCACCGCATACCGCCCACACCACCAACCCGGTGCCGATCATGCTGGTCGGCAGCGGCGCGATGGCCCTGGCTGAAGGCCGCCTCGCCGATATCGCCCCGACGCTGCTTGCCCTGATCGGCCTGCCGCAGCCGGCCGAGATGACCGGCCGTTCGCTATTGCGCTGA
- a CDS encoding outer membrane protein has protein sequence MGSLKILALAGVMAVSASALATAADYMPAPPPPEPLGLKGSISSGIYLRGDIGVGYQSVSKYHQDDVAAFGGSFFGAAEGNHAVFGGLGIGYRFNNWFRVDATGEYRGGSTIGTNDIIYNPFAGVNQTNTYKGNLSSMVALFNGYVDLGTWNCLTPYIGAGIGYASNRITGLTDQGIVGISPTLGTAASGTKSGLAWALMAGVGYEVNKNLTLELGYRYLNLGDARSGSINNAFLAESYAPLKAKDIDSHDFRIGMRWNFGESDCCGPVERPVAYAPPTVRKY, from the coding sequence ATGGGCAGCCTGAAAATCCTTGCGCTGGCAGGCGTCATGGCTGTCAGCGCCTCCGCGCTCGCAACCGCCGCCGATTACATGCCGGCTCCGCCGCCGCCCGAGCCGCTTGGCCTCAAGGGCTCGATCTCGAGCGGCATCTATCTGCGCGGCGATATCGGTGTCGGCTATCAGTCGGTCAGCAAGTACCATCAGGACGATGTCGCGGCTTTCGGCGGCAGCTTCTTCGGAGCGGCCGAGGGCAACCACGCGGTCTTCGGCGGGCTCGGCATCGGCTATCGCTTCAACAACTGGTTCCGGGTCGATGCGACCGGCGAATATCGCGGCGGCTCGACGATCGGCACCAACGACATCATCTACAACCCCTTCGCGGGGGTGAACCAGACGAACACTTACAAGGGCAACCTGTCCTCGATGGTGGCGCTGTTCAACGGCTATGTCGATCTGGGCACCTGGAACTGCCTGACGCCCTATATCGGCGCCGGTATCGGCTATGCCTCGAACAGGATCACGGGCCTGACCGATCAGGGCATCGTCGGCATCTCGCCGACGCTCGGCACGGCGGCCAGCGGCACCAAATCGGGCCTCGCCTGGGCGCTGATGGCCGGCGTCGGCTACGAGGTGAACAAGAACCTCACGCTCGAACTCGGCTATCGCTACCTCAATCTCGGCGATGCCCGCTCCGGCTCCATCAACAACGCCTTCCTCGCCGAGAGCTACGCGCCGCTCAAGGCCAAGGACATCGACAGCCACGATTTCAGGATCGGCATGCGCTGGAACTTCGGCGAGTCGGATTGCTGCGGCCCGGTCGAACGCCCGGTGGCCTATGCGCCGCCGACCGTGCGCAAATACTGA
- the glmM gene encoding phosphoglucosamine mutase: MTRKYFGTDGIRGRANGVITPDLALKVGQATGIAFHRGEHRHRVVIGKDTRLSGYMIEYAMVAGFTSVGMDVMLLGPMPTPAVAMLTRSMRADLGVMISASHNPYEDNGIKLFGPDGHKLNDEVEAEISALLDSDLSPRLSTSPMLGRAKRIESAHARYIEFAKRTLPRNMSLEGLRIVVDCANGAAYKVAPEALWELGAEVIAIGVEPDGLNINKDVGSTHPAALIQKVRELRADVGIALDGDADRVLIVDEQGQVVDGDQLMAVIARSWQEDGRLSQPGIVATVMSNLGLERYLGGLGLSLARTSVGDRYVLEHMRAHGFNVGGEQSGHIILSDYGTTGDGLVAALQLLAVVKRQDKPVSEVCHCFEPLPQILKNVRYKQGHPLKEKPVVSAIEAATQLLGAGGRLVIRPSGTEPVIRVMAEGDDADLVMRAVDDVVEAVTKAAA; the protein is encoded by the coding sequence ATGACACGCAAATATTTCGGAACCGACGGCATTCGCGGGCGCGCCAACGGCGTCATCACGCCCGACCTCGCCTTGAAGGTCGGTCAGGCGACCGGCATTGCCTTTCATCGCGGCGAGCATCGCCACCGCGTCGTCATCGGCAAGGATACGCGGCTCTCGGGCTATATGATCGAATACGCCATGGTCGCGGGCTTCACCTCCGTTGGCATGGACGTGATGCTGCTCGGCCCGATGCCGACGCCGGCCGTGGCGATGCTGACGCGCTCGATGCGCGCCGATCTCGGCGTCATGATCTCGGCTTCGCACAACCCCTATGAAGATAATGGCATCAAGCTGTTCGGCCCCGACGGTCACAAGCTGAATGACGAGGTCGAGGCCGAGATCTCGGCCCTGCTCGATTCCGACCTGTCGCCGCGGCTCTCGACCTCGCCGATGCTCGGTCGGGCCAAGCGCATCGAGAGCGCCCATGCCCGCTATATCGAATTCGCCAAACGCACGCTGCCGCGCAATATGAGCCTGGAGGGCCTGCGGATCGTGGTCGATTGCGCCAATGGCGCCGCCTACAAGGTCGCCCCCGAAGCGCTCTGGGAGCTTGGCGCAGAGGTCATCGCGATCGGTGTCGAACCGGACGGGCTGAACATCAACAAGGATGTCGGCTCGACCCATCCCGCCGCCTTGATCCAGAAGGTGCGGGAATTGCGCGCCGATGTCGGCATTGCGCTCGACGGCGACGCCGACCGCGTATTGATCGTCGATGAGCAGGGACAGGTCGTCGATGGCGACCAGCTCATGGCGGTGATCGCGCGCAGCTGGCAAGAGGATGGGCGGCTCTCGCAGCCCGGCATCGTCGCGACGGTGATGTCCAATCTTGGCCTGGAGCGCTATCTCGGCGGCCTCGGCCTGTCGTTGGCGCGGACCTCGGTCGGCGATCGCTATGTGCTCGAGCATATGCGCGCTCATGGCTTCAATGTCGGCGGTGAGCAGTCCGGCCACATCATCCTTTCCGATTATGGGACGACGGGCGATGGGCTGGTCGCTGCGCTGCAGCTTCTTGCTGTGGTGAAGCGCCAGGACAAGCCGGTCTCGGAGGTCTGCCACTGCTTCGAGCCGCTGCCGCAGATCCTCAAGAATGTCCGCTACAAGCAGGGCCATCCGCTCAAGGAGAAGCCCGTCGTCAGCGCCATCGAGGCGGCGACGCAATTGCTCGGCGCGGGCGGCCGGCTCGTCATCCGCCCGTCGGGCACCGAACCGGTGATCCGGGTGATGGCGGAGGGCGATGACGCCGACCTCGTCATGCGCGCGGTCGACGATGTCGTCGAGGCCGTGACGAAGGCTGCGGCGTAA
- the ftsH gene encoding ATP-dependent zinc metalloprotease FtsH: protein MNPNFRNFALWVVIFLLVLALVTLFQSPSQRASTNEIPYSQLINESEAGRIANVVVAGQEISGTFSDGRSFVTYAPYGDPALLKTLAQKGVQVSARAPSEGTPWFMALLVNSLPFVIFIGLWIFMSRQMQNGAGRAMGFGKSKAKLLTEAHGRVTFEDVAGIDEAKEDLQEIVEFLRDPQKFQRLGGRIPRGVLLVGPPGTGKTLTARAVAGEANVPFFTISGSDFVEMFVGVGASRVRDMFEQAKKNSPCIIFIDEIDAVGRHRGAGLGGGNDEREQTLNQLLVEMDGFEANEGVIIIAATNRPDVLDPALLRPGRFDRQIVVPNPDVAGREKILRVHVRKVPMAPDVDLRILARGTPGFSGADLMNLVNEAALLAARRGKRMVTHGEFEDAKDKVMMGAERKSMAMSEEEKKLTAYHEAGHAIVGLYVPAGIPVHKATIIPRGRALGMVKFLPEGDRYSMKFKEFTSQLAVAMGGRVAEEMTFGMENVTSGATGDIQQATKMAKAMVTQMGYSQELGLVAYGDNQEEVFLGMSMGRTQNLSEATAQKIDSEVRKLVHQGYLDAKAILTEHHEQFVEVAEALLEFETLTGDEIRDLIAGKRPVRETDDTPHAPRGSAVPSAGRGRKRGEPDAGLEPQPQI, encoded by the coding sequence ATGAATCCGAACTTCCGTAACTTCGCCCTTTGGGTGGTGATCTTCCTGCTGGTTCTGGCGCTCGTCACGCTCTTCCAGAGCCCAAGCCAGCGTGCCAGCACCAATGAAATTCCCTACAGCCAGCTGATCAACGAGTCTGAGGCCGGGCGCATCGCTAATGTCGTGGTCGCCGGCCAGGAGATTTCCGGCACCTTCTCGGATGGCCGCAGCTTCGTGACCTATGCGCCTTATGGCGACCCGGCACTGCTCAAGACCTTGGCCCAGAAGGGCGTTCAGGTCTCGGCGCGGGCGCCGTCCGAGGGCACGCCCTGGTTCATGGCGCTGCTGGTGAACTCGCTGCCCTTCGTCATCTTCATCGGCCTGTGGATCTTCATGTCCCGCCAGATGCAGAACGGCGCCGGCAGGGCCATGGGCTTCGGCAAATCCAAGGCGAAGCTCCTGACCGAGGCGCATGGCCGCGTCACCTTCGAGGATGTCGCCGGCATCGACGAGGCCAAGGAAGATCTTCAGGAGATCGTCGAATTCCTGCGCGATCCGCAGAAGTTCCAGCGGCTGGGCGGGCGCATCCCGCGCGGCGTATTGCTGGTTGGCCCTCCCGGTACCGGCAAGACCTTGACCGCGCGCGCCGTCGCCGGCGAGGCGAACGTGCCGTTCTTCACGATCTCGGGTTCCGACTTCGTCGAGATGTTCGTCGGCGTCGGCGCGAGCCGTGTGCGCGATATGTTCGAGCAGGCCAAGAAGAACTCGCCCTGCATCATCTTCATCGACGAGATCGACGCGGTCGGCCGCCATCGCGGCGCCGGCCTCGGCGGCGGCAATGACGAGCGCGAGCAGACGCTCAATCAGCTCCTCGTCGAAATGGACGGCTTCGAGGCGAATGAGGGCGTCATCATCATCGCCGCCACCAACCGCCCTGACGTGCTCGACCCCGCGCTGCTGCGTCCGGGCCGTTTCGACCGCCAGATCGTCGTGCCGAACCCCGATGTCGCCGGTCGCGAGAAGATCCTGCGCGTCCATGTCCGCAAGGTGCCGATGGCGCCGGACGTCGACCTCAGGATTCTGGCCCGCGGCACGCCGGGTTTCTCGGGCGCCGACCTGATGAACCTCGTCAACGAGGCGGCGCTGCTCGCAGCCCGTCGCGGCAAGCGCATGGTCACCCATGGCGAATTCGAGGACGCCAAGGACAAGGTCATGATGGGCGCCGAGCGCAAATCCATGGCGATGTCCGAGGAAGAGAAGAAGCTGACCGCCTATCACGAGGCGGGCCACGCCATCGTCGGTCTTTATGTTCCCGCCGGCATCCCGGTCCATAAGGCGACGATCATCCCGCGCGGTCGTGCGCTCGGCATGGTCAAGTTCCTGCCGGAGGGCGACCGCTATTCCATGAAATTCAAGGAGTTCACCTCGCAGCTTGCGGTCGCCATGGGCGGGCGCGTGGCGGAAGAGATGACCTTCGGCATGGAGAACGTCACCTCGGGCGCGACCGGCGACATCCAGCAGGCGACCAAGATGGCCAAGGCCATGGTCACCCAGATGGGCTATTCCCAAGAGCTCGGCCTGGTCGCTTATGGCGACAACCAGGAGGAGGTTTTCCTCGGCATGTCGATGGGCCGGACCCAGAACTTGTCGGAGGCGACCGCGCAGAAGATCGATAGCGAGGTCCGCAAGCTCGTCCACCAAGGCTATCTCGACGCCAAGGCGATCCTGACCGAGCACCATGAACAGTTCGTCGAGGTGGCCGAGGCGCTGCTCGAATTCGAGACGTTGACCGGCGACGAGATCCGCGACCTGATCGCCGGCAAGCGCCCGGTGCGCGAGACCGACGACACCCCACATGCGCCGCGCGGTTCGGCGGTTCCCAGCGCCGGCCGCGGCCGCAAGCGCGGCGAACCCGACGCCGGGCTGGAGCCGCAGCCGCAGATCTGA
- the tilS gene encoding tRNA lysidine(34) synthetase TilS: MSAQPALVAEHEPVLAGEAEALFADLANEPRLLVAVSGGPDSVALLALLAEWAGRPGRPEIVAATIDHGLRDGSAAEAQAVARLCDGLGVPHALLPWLGPKPVTGLQNRARTARYHLLAREAERRGGAAVVTAHTLDDQAETLLMRMAHGSGPAGLVGMRTRSRRDGIALARPLLSVAKARLVATARARGLWFAADPSNLDPRFERVRWRMLMPVLSEAGLDADRLGTLATRLARMERALASQAEALWPAMVMPCDEAGAVKLGFAALLAHPEEMVLRLLARAVDSVAADEDAVTRLERLESCGFALIEAARARFALTRTLSGCVLTLGRDGVLCVRREPVRKRGVHPAAS; the protein is encoded by the coding sequence TTGAGCGCGCAGCCGGCCCTGGTCGCGGAGCACGAGCCGGTCCTCGCCGGCGAGGCGGAGGCGCTTTTCGCCGATCTCGCCAATGAACCCAGATTGCTCGTCGCGGTCTCGGGCGGGCCGGATTCGGTCGCGCTGTTGGCTTTGCTTGCTGAATGGGCGGGCCGTCCCGGACGGCCCGAGATCGTCGCCGCGACGATCGATCATGGTCTACGCGACGGTTCCGCTGCCGAGGCGCAGGCCGTGGCCCGGCTTTGCGACGGGCTCGGCGTTCCCCACGCGCTCCTGCCCTGGCTCGGCCCAAAGCCCGTGACCGGCTTGCAAAACCGGGCGCGAACAGCCCGCTACCATCTGCTCGCCCGCGAGGCCGAGCGGCGCGGCGGCGCGGCGGTCGTCACAGCCCATACGCTGGACGATCAGGCCGAGACCCTGCTGATGCGCATGGCGCACGGCTCGGGACCAGCCGGGCTTGTCGGCATGCGGACACGCAGCCGCCGGGACGGCATCGCGCTGGCGCGGCCGCTGCTGAGCGTCGCCAAGGCGCGGCTCGTTGCGACCGCCCGGGCACGCGGCCTGTGGTTCGCGGCCGATCCGAGCAATCTCGACCCGCGCTTCGAGCGCGTGCGCTGGCGCATGCTGATGCCGGTGCTGTCGGAGGCCGGGCTCGACGCCGATCGCCTGGGGACACTGGCGACGCGGCTGGCGCGCATGGAGAGGGCGCTGGCTAGCCAGGCCGAGGCGCTCTGGCCGGCGATGGTCATGCCCTGCGACGAGGCCGGTGCGGTCAAGCTTGGCTTCGCCGCCCTGCTCGCGCACCCTGAGGAGATGGTGTTGCGTCTGCTGGCGCGGGCCGTCGATAGCGTCGCGGCCGATGAAGACGCGGTGACGCGGCTGGAGAGGCTCGAAAGCTGCGGTTTTGCGTTGATTGAGGCGGCGCGGGCGCGGTTTGCCTTGACACGGACATTGTCGGGGTGCGTGCTGACGCTTGGTCGCGATGGTGTCCTTTGCGTGCGGCGCGAGCCTGTCCGCAAGCGGGGTGTTCACCCTGCGGCGTCATAA